One Citricoccus sp. K5 DNA window includes the following coding sequences:
- a CDS encoding nicotinate phosphoribosyltransferase: MSTGPAGWLLPTSLFTDHYELTMLEAALQSGAAHRRSLFEVFARRLAEGRRYGVVAGTGRLLEGLATFRFGTEELDFLSDHRVVNDTTLQWLADFRFSGNIYGYAEGEAYFPYSPLLQVESTFAEACILETYLLSVLNYDSAVASAASRMTSAANGRPCIEMGSRRINEESAVAAARAAVIAGFASTSNLAAGIRYGLETVGTAAHSFTLLHDSEREAFEAQVASLGKDTTLLVDTFDVESGVRTAVEVAGRELRNVRLDSGDLVEQAHWVRSLLNELGNHETGIMVTSDLDEYAIAHLQSAPVNSYGVGTRLVTGSGAPTASMVYKLVSRQDGNGEWIDVAKAATGKNSLGGRKHAVRRLNQSGRATAELLTVNQRAESEGDNRPLQHAFVRDGELQPGWTGPAAVTRAADRHRASRAELPAAVRRLQPGEPVIPTVFTEA, encoded by the coding sequence ATTTCCACCGGCCCTGCCGGTTGGCTGCTCCCGACGTCCCTGTTCACGGACCACTATGAACTGACCATGTTGGAGGCTGCCCTCCAGTCAGGGGCAGCACACCGCCGCAGCCTGTTCGAGGTCTTCGCCCGCCGCCTGGCGGAGGGCCGCCGCTACGGCGTGGTGGCGGGGACCGGGCGCCTGCTCGAGGGACTGGCCACCTTTCGCTTCGGCACCGAGGAGCTCGACTTCCTCTCCGACCACCGGGTGGTCAATGACACCACCCTGCAATGGCTGGCCGATTTCCGGTTCTCCGGCAACATCTACGGCTACGCCGAGGGCGAGGCGTACTTCCCCTATTCACCGCTCCTCCAGGTCGAGTCGACCTTCGCCGAGGCCTGCATCCTCGAGACCTACCTGCTGTCCGTGCTCAACTACGACTCAGCGGTGGCCTCGGCCGCCTCGCGCATGACTTCCGCCGCCAACGGCCGCCCCTGCATCGAAATGGGCTCGCGGCGGATCAATGAGGAGTCCGCTGTCGCCGCGGCCCGAGCGGCCGTCATCGCGGGCTTCGCCTCCACCTCCAACCTCGCGGCGGGAATCCGCTACGGCCTGGAGACGGTCGGCACCGCTGCCCACTCCTTCACCCTGTTGCACGATTCCGAACGCGAGGCGTTCGAGGCCCAAGTGGCCTCTTTGGGCAAGGACACCACCCTGCTCGTGGACACCTTCGACGTGGAGTCCGGCGTCCGGACCGCCGTCGAGGTGGCCGGTCGGGAGCTGCGCAACGTGCGGCTGGACTCGGGTGATCTGGTGGAGCAGGCGCATTGGGTACGCTCCCTGCTCAACGAGCTCGGCAACCACGAGACCGGCATCATGGTCACCTCGGACCTGGACGAGTACGCCATCGCCCACCTGCAGTCGGCGCCGGTGAACTCCTACGGCGTGGGAACCCGGTTGGTCACCGGCTCGGGCGCCCCGACGGCGTCGATGGTCTACAAGCTCGTCAGCCGCCAGGACGGCAACGGCGAATGGATCGACGTGGCCAAGGCCGCCACCGGCAAGAATTCCCTGGGCGGTCGCAAGCACGCGGTCCGCCGGCTCAACCAGTCGGGGCGCGCCACGGCCGAACTGCTCACGGTCAACCAGCGCGCCGAGTCCGAGGGTGACAACCGCCCGCTGCAACACGCCTTCGTCCGCGATGGTGAGCTCCAACCCGGCTGGACCGGACCGGCCGCCGTCACCCGCGCGGCTGACCGGCACCGGGCCTCCCGTGCGGAATTGCCCGCCGCTGTGCGTAGGCTGCAGCCCGGCGAACCGGTCATCCCGACCGTGTTCACCGAGGCCTGA
- the clpS gene encoding ATP-dependent Clp protease adapter ClpS, giving the protein MERTPDVPGGRPGTGTDVLEREETAAGTAERTAADRPWQVVVWNDPVNLMSYVSYVFRSYFGFSRATADTLMLQVHQEGKAIVSSGGREECERHVQAMHGYGLWATLQHEQGEGS; this is encoded by the coding sequence CTGGAGCGCACCCCGGATGTTCCGGGCGGACGGCCCGGGACGGGAACAGACGTCTTGGAGCGGGAGGAGACCGCGGCCGGGACCGCTGAGCGCACTGCCGCGGACCGGCCCTGGCAGGTGGTTGTGTGGAATGACCCCGTCAACCTCATGAGCTACGTCTCCTACGTGTTCCGGTCCTACTTCGGCTTCAGCCGCGCCACGGCAGACACCCTCATGCTCCAGGTCCACCAGGAGGGCAAGGCGATCGTCTCCTCCGGGGGCCGGGAGGAATGCGAGCGCCACGTCCAGGCGATGCACGGCTACGGACTGTGGGCCACCCTTCAGCACGAGCAGGGGGAGGGGTCCTGA
- a CDS encoding DUF2017 family protein — protein MARAFKSTPKGFVADLEKAERRLLRTLFKDVIQLLDVEQETPTDPASTDPASSSTSTSASTSSSDPFWDIVAGLGPLGADDAGEGEAAGVGNSRGAGESPPVREAPQDEALARLLPPGVHGDTPAEQAAAGEFRALTEDGVRRSKTADLQRAVAALQVNPVVLDEEHAIAFSRALNDVRLVLSARLDIDTDEDAERVHAVDDWSAAKDVESYMALLYNFTTWLLETLMLALSTRLPD, from the coding sequence ATGGCCCGTGCCTTCAAGAGCACGCCGAAGGGGTTCGTCGCCGACCTGGAGAAGGCCGAGCGGCGCCTGCTGCGGACCCTGTTCAAGGACGTGATCCAGCTGCTGGACGTGGAGCAGGAGACGCCGACCGACCCAGCGTCCACCGACCCAGCGTCCTCGTCAACGTCCACATCAGCGTCCACATCCTCCTCCGACCCGTTCTGGGACATCGTCGCGGGCCTGGGGCCGCTGGGAGCGGACGACGCCGGTGAAGGGGAGGCGGCCGGCGTCGGGAATTCGAGGGGTGCCGGCGAGAGCCCTCCGGTGCGGGAGGCACCGCAGGACGAGGCCCTCGCGCGGCTGCTGCCACCCGGGGTACACGGCGACACCCCTGCCGAGCAGGCCGCCGCCGGCGAGTTCCGGGCCCTGACCGAGGACGGTGTCCGCCGGTCCAAGACGGCCGATCTGCAACGGGCGGTGGCGGCCCTGCAGGTCAACCCCGTGGTGCTGGATGAAGAGCACGCGATCGCCTTCAGCCGTGCCCTCAACGACGTGCGCCTGGTGCTCTCGGCCCGGCTGGACATCGACACGGACGAGGACGCCGAACGGGTACACGCGGTGGACGACTGGTCCGCCGCCAAGGACGTGGAGTCCTACATGGCTCTGTTGTACAACTTCACCACGTGGCTGCTCGAGACGCTGATGCTGGCCTTGTCCACACGGCTTCCCGACTGA
- the murI gene encoding glutamate racemase — MTNAPVPTAPIGVFDSGVGGLTVARAIIDQLPGEQIAYVGDTANGPYGPRTIAQVRAFALGIMDELVDAGVKVLVIACNSASAAVLRDARERYTARYGIPVVEVIQPAVRRAVAATRNGRIGVIGTEATVSSRAYEDTFAAAPQLEITSVACPRFVEFVEAGVTTGPELLATAEQYLAPLQEAGVDTLVLGCTHYPLLTGVISLVMGESVTLVSSAEETAKDVYRALVRHGLESPAGDPVGGVAGDTAEKPGHRFMATGDPQSFETLARRFLGPEVGGVQQVDHISERYPTGVLARITPEMLSAAQGGNGQGANGPGGIGQYSGPNAGSPVPASNLASTGHRGIATDERPDAG, encoded by the coding sequence ATGACCAACGCGCCCGTGCCGACGGCCCCCATCGGCGTCTTCGACTCCGGGGTCGGCGGGCTGACAGTCGCCCGCGCCATCATCGACCAGCTGCCCGGCGAACAGATCGCGTATGTGGGGGATACGGCCAACGGCCCCTACGGGCCGAGGACCATCGCCCAGGTGCGCGCCTTCGCGCTCGGCATCATGGACGAGCTGGTCGACGCCGGCGTGAAGGTCCTGGTCATCGCCTGCAATTCCGCTTCGGCCGCCGTGCTGCGGGATGCCCGGGAGCGGTACACCGCCCGGTACGGGATTCCGGTGGTGGAGGTCATCCAACCGGCCGTGCGCCGTGCGGTCGCCGCCACGCGGAACGGCCGGATCGGGGTCATCGGGACCGAGGCCACGGTGAGCTCGCGGGCCTACGAGGACACCTTCGCCGCCGCGCCGCAGCTGGAGATCACCTCGGTGGCCTGCCCGCGGTTCGTCGAGTTCGTGGAGGCCGGTGTCACCACCGGGCCGGAGCTGCTGGCCACCGCCGAGCAGTACCTGGCGCCACTCCAGGAGGCCGGTGTGGACACCCTGGTGCTGGGGTGCACCCACTATCCGCTGCTGACGGGCGTGATCTCGCTGGTGATGGGGGAGTCCGTCACGCTGGTCTCCTCTGCGGAGGAGACGGCCAAGGACGTGTACCGGGCGCTGGTCCGGCACGGTCTGGAGAGTCCGGCGGGTGATCCTGTGGGCGGTGTTGCGGGTGATACTGCGGAGAAACCGGGTCACCGCTTCATGGCGACCGGCGATCCGCAGTCATTCGAGACGCTGGCCCGTCGTTTTCTCGGGCCGGAGGTCGGCGGCGTGCAGCAGGTCGACCACATCTCCGAGCGTTACCCGACCGGAGTGCTGGCCCGGATCACCCCGGAGATGCTCTCGGCGGCCCAGGGCGGAAACGGGCAGGGCGCAAACGGGCCGGGCGGAATCGGACAGTACAGTGGTCCCAACGCAGGATCCCCCGTGCCGGCCTCGAACCTGGCGAGCACGGGTCACCGGGGGATCGCCACGGACGAAAGGCCGGACGCAGGGTGA